Genomic segment of Maricaulis maris:
CTGGTCCTGGGCAGGAGTTTGGGACCCCCGATCCACGTCCCGACGATGTAGGCGAGACTGTCCGCGGCCCAGACAATGGCAAAGAGCAGGACAACCGCCTTCAGGCCGTGATCCGGCTCGGCCCGCATCGCCGCCAGCAGGCCGGCCGACAGCGCGACATAGAGCACGCCCAGCACTTCGCTCGACCAGCCCCGGCGCCAGCGTTCAATGCCGCTGGCCAGGGTTCCCGCAGCGCCCCAGGCGAGCGCGTCGAGCACACCGCTCTGGCCCGCCAGCAATACCGTCCCCGACGCCGTCGCACAGGCGATGGCGTAGGCCACCGGCGGGGCGTCCTTGTCGGACATGTGTATCCATTCCCAGGCCATGGCTGCCGCGAAGGCTGCCACCCAGGCGGTGAAGGCAATATCGCCGACATAGAGCAGCACGACCGCGAGCGGACCGAGGAGCAGAGCCGAAATCAGGCGACGCCGGAAAACCGGATCACGCGGCGCCGACATCGACGCCTCCATAGCGGCGGCTGCGCTGGTGGTAGGTCTTGATCGCGCGCGCCAGGTCCTCGCGGGAGAAGTCGGGCCAGAGCACGTCGAGGAAGACCAGCTCGGCATAGGCGGCCTGCCAGAGCAGGAAATTGGAAATGCGTTGCTCGCCACTGGTCCGGATCATCAGGTCAACGTCGGGCAGAGCCGCCGTATCGAGATGTCCGGCGATCGCAGCCTCATCGAGCGCGTCTGCGTCGAGCTCGCCGGCAGCCGCCTCGCGGGCAATCGCCTGACAGGCCCGGACGATCTCGTCACGCCCGCCATAATTGAAGGCGATGGTGAGGTGGAAGTCGGTATTGTCCCGGGTCCGCGCCTCGGCGCGGTCAATGATCGCGACCAGGTCAGCGCCGAGATTGTCACGACGGCCGATGATGCGGATACGCACCCCGCGCTTGGCCAGCCCTTCCAGATCGGCCTCGACATAATGCTTGAGCAGTTCGAACAAGGCCCCGACCTCATCGGCGGGACGGTTCCAGTTCTCGGTCGAGAAGGAAAAAAGGGTCAGGTAGCGGACGCCCAGCTCGCCGGCGTCCTCGACGATGCGGCGGACGGTTTCAACGCCACGCTTGTGGCCGAAAGAGCGGGGGCGGCCGCGGGATTTCGCCCAGCGGCCATTGCCGTCCATGATGATGGCGGTATGCCACGGTCCCGGCTGGTCAGCGGAAGCGTCGTCGGTCATTCTTTCGCTCCGCCAAACGGGGTGATCAGACCTGCATGATTTCTTCTTGCTTGGTCTTCAGGGTCTCATCAATCCGCTTGATCGCTTCATTGGTGAGTTTCTGGACGTCCTCCGAGAACATTTTCTGTTCGTCCTCGGACAGGTCGCCATCCTTCTCCATCTTCTTCAGCGCGTCCATGCCGTCGCGCCGCACATTGCGCACAGCGACCCGGGCATGCTCGGCATAGCCACCGGCCAGCTTGGCAATTTCGGCGCGGCGCTCCTCATTGAGCGGCGGGATCGGAATACGCAGGAGCTGCCCTTCCATCACCGGGTTCAGCCCGATGCCGGAATTGCGGATCGCCTTGTCGACCGCGCCGACCATGCTCTTGTCCCAGACCTGCAGCGTGATCATGCGCGGTTCCGGAACGGAGACATTGCCGAGCTGGTTGATCGGTGTCAGCGCGCCATAGGCCTCGACCTTGATCGGGTCGAGCAGGCCGGCACTGGCACGACCGGTCCGCAGACCGGCAAATTCCTTGCGCAGGGACTCGATGGCACCGTCCATGCGCCGTTTCAGATCATCTTCGTCGTACTGGTCGCTCATGGCGTTCTGGCTCTTTCTTGGTCTACCGGACCGGGTCTGGCTGGCCGGGTTGAACCGGTCAGGTCTAACCGGCCGGAGTCTCGGTCTTCATCTTGCCGATCATGGTGCACTTGCCCTCCCCGGCCAGCACACGCGCGAGACCATTGGTCTTGTGGATATCGAACACGACGATCGGGATCGCATTCTCGCGCATCAGCGTCACGGCCGATGCGTCCATCACCCGAAGGTCGCGGGTCAGCACATCGAGATAGTCGAGCTGATCATAGCGCTCCGCGTCCGGATGGGTCCGCGGATCGGCGGCATAAACACCATCGACCTGGGTGCCCTTGAGCAGGGCATCGCAGCCCATTTCCGCAGCCCGCAGGGCCGCCGCCGTATCGGTCGTGAAGAAGGGGTTGCCGGTGCCGGCCGCGAAGATCACGACCCGGCCCTTTTCCATGTGTCGGATGGCGCGGCGGCGGATATAGGGCTCGCACACCGTGGTCATGGGAATGGCGGACTGGACGCGGGTCTGAAGGCCGATGCGTTCCAGC
This window contains:
- a CDS encoding phosphatidate cytidylyltransferase, whose product is MSAPRDPVFRRRLISALLLGPLAVVLLYVGDIAFTAWVAAFAAAMAWEWIHMSDKDAPPVAYAIACATASGTVLLAGQSGVLDALAWGAAGTLASGIERWRRGWSSEVLGVLYVALSAGLLAAMRAEPDHGLKAVVLLFAIVWAADSLAYIVGTWIGGPKLLPRTSPKKTWSGFLAGVLAGGAAGWAAGLLFGLDPARIIPFALAVALASVGGDLAMSVFKRSFGVKDSGTLIPGHGGVLDRVDALMLAVIVAVLTMRVWPLGWEAS
- a CDS encoding isoprenyl transferase; this translates as MTDDASADQPGPWHTAIIMDGNGRWAKSRGRPRSFGHKRGVETVRRIVEDAGELGVRYLTLFSFSTENWNRPADEVGALFELLKHYVEADLEGLAKRGVRIRIIGRRDNLGADLVAIIDRAEARTRDNTDFHLTIAFNYGGRDEIVRACQAIAREAAAGELDADALDEAAIAGHLDTAALPDVDLMIRTSGEQRISNFLLWQAAYAELVFLDVLWPDFSREDLARAIKTYHQRSRRYGGVDVGAA
- the frr gene encoding ribosome recycling factor, which gives rise to MSDQYDEDDLKRRMDGAIESLRKEFAGLRTGRASAGLLDPIKVEAYGALTPINQLGNVSVPEPRMITLQVWDKSMVGAVDKAIRNSGIGLNPVMEGQLLRIPIPPLNEERRAEIAKLAGGYAEHARVAVRNVRRDGMDALKKMEKDGDLSEDEQKMFSEDVQKLTNEAIKRIDETLKTKQEEIMQV
- the pyrH gene encoding UMP kinase, which gives rise to MLHAVTDSSASGPADGQAGAPKFRRVLLKVSGEALMGSQSYGIDIDTADRIAREVAAAVKAGTEMCLVIGGGNIFRGLSGAAKGMDRAAADYMGMLATVMNALAMQTALERIGLQTRVQSAIPMTTVCEPYIRRRAIRHMEKGRVVIFAAGTGNPFFTTDTAAALRAAEMGCDALLKGTQVDGVYAADPRTHPDAERYDQLDYLDVLTRDLRVMDASAVTLMRENAIPIVVFDIHKTNGLARVLAGEGKCTMIGKMKTETPAG